From Pseudomonas sp. StFLB209, a single genomic window includes:
- the gspM gene encoding type II secretion system protein GspM — translation MNDLLQRLTQGYAALPAPRRYLLLGGWVVVLTLVLVLLGRPLVDYVRSVQQWQALAAQARLLQRGDGLSNERWQALASARGVTLTAVEQRGEVWQVRGEVSRAEKLAQLMRGVQEQGARPLRWSLEQSGTGLVFNLDVSRSGAQP, via the coding sequence ATGAATGATCTGTTGCAACGCCTGACCCAAGGCTATGCCGCGCTGCCCGCGCCGCGCCGTTATCTGTTGCTGGGCGGTTGGGTGGTGGTGCTGACGCTGGTGCTGGTGTTGCTGGGCCGGCCGTTGGTCGACTATGTCCGGTCCGTGCAGCAATGGCAGGCATTGGCCGCTCAGGCGCGGCTGTTGCAGCGCGGCGACGGGTTGAGCAATGAGCGCTGGCAGGCACTGGCCAGCGCCCGTGGCGTGACTCTGACCGCCGTCGAACAGCGTGGCGAAGTCTGGCAGGTGCGCGGCGAGGTGTCGCGCGCCGAGAAGCTTGCGCAACTGATGCGCGGTGTTCAGGAGCAGGGCGCCCGGCCGCTGCGCTGGAGCCTGGAGCAGAGCGGCACCGGGCTGGTGTTCAATCTGGATGTCAGCCGCAGCGGGGCGCAGCCTTGA
- a CDS encoding GntR family transcriptional regulator translates to MKACSEVDQSSADAPQDRKAALGDALRRRILNMELIPGQVIDELLLGNEFGLSRPPVRELLRQIAAEGYIELETQRAPRVASMGHESLRGFFLAAPLIYSATTQLAASHASAAQIVVLKGIQEQFRQAIVDNDVDARVIHNDAFHLEIGKMAHNDYLLPSLRRLLIDHARLGRIFYRHPSSDDMQRDLQLACEQHDQMIEAIEQRDAARAAVVVGEHFELSRRRMAEYATPMAASVAFTY, encoded by the coding sequence ATGAAAGCCTGTTCCGAAGTTGATCAATCCAGCGCCGACGCTCCCCAGGACCGTAAGGCTGCCTTGGGCGATGCACTGCGTCGCCGCATCCTCAACATGGAGCTGATTCCGGGTCAGGTCATTGATGAACTGTTGCTAGGCAACGAGTTCGGTCTGTCACGTCCGCCAGTGCGTGAGCTGCTGCGCCAGATTGCCGCCGAAGGCTACATCGAGCTGGAAACCCAGCGCGCACCGCGGGTCGCGTCAATGGGCCATGAGTCGCTGCGCGGCTTTTTTCTGGCCGCGCCGCTGATCTACAGCGCCACCACGCAACTGGCGGCCAGTCATGCCAGTGCAGCGCAGATTGTGGTGCTCAAAGGTATTCAGGAACAGTTTCGCCAGGCCATCGTGGACAACGACGTCGATGCGCGGGTTATCCACAACGATGCCTTCCATCTCGAAATCGGCAAGATGGCCCACAACGATTATTTGCTGCCCAGCCTGCGCCGCTTGCTGATCGACCATGCGCGGCTCGGACGGATTTTCTACCGCCACCCCAGTAGCGATGACATGCAGCGCGACCTGCAACTGGCCTGCGAGCAGCATGACCAGATGATCGAAGCCATCGAGCAGCGCGACGCCGCCAGGGCAGCGGTGGTGGTGGGCGAGCATTTCGAGCTGTCCAGACGGCGCATGGCCGAATACGCCACACCAATGGCCGCTTCTGTGGCGTTTACCTATTGA